The Microbacterium limosum sequence GGTCTGGGTCTGGTCTCCGGCGCGCAGCGGCGGGTTTCCGGGGGTGGCCTGGATCGACATTCGAGCTCTCCTTCGTTGGATGCGGGGGCGGTGAGGCTCCGCGCAGGTGGTCGTGAAGCCACTATCTGTGAAGTCGCGGGGCGAGAATGAAGATTCGAGGGGAGAAGTTTGCGCATTCTTCTTCGTCCGTGACAGAATCCCCGCCATGGCGATCGCAGAAGTCACCGAAGACGAGGATGCCGAGGCCGACGCGCTCACGATCGGTCGCCGCATCCGGCAGCTGCGCACGGCGCGCGGGATGACCCTGGAGTCGCTCGCCGGCGCCGTCGAGCGGGCCCCGAGCCAGCTGTCCATGATCGAGACCGGCAAGCGTGAGCCGAAGCTCACGCTGTTGCGGGCGATCGCGAAGGCGCTCGGGGTCAGCATCGACGCGCTGCTGGAGGCGGAGCCCCTCGATGAGCGCGCGTCGCTCGAGATCGCCCTCGAGCGCGCGATGAAGGGGCAGACGTTCCAGGCCCTCGGCATCCCGTCGTTCCGGATCGGCAAGGCGGTCCCCGACGACGTGCTGCGGGCGATGCTCGCCCTGCAGGGGGAGATCGATCGCCTCCGCGACGAGCGGGCCGCGACACCGGAGGAGGCCCGGCGCGCGAACGTCGATCTGCGGCACCTGATGCGCAGGCAGGACAACTACTTCGCCGAGCTCGAGGAGCAGGCGGGGCGGATCCTCGAGGCGGTGGGCCACCCCGGCGGCCCGCTGACGCAGCGCACGGCGTCCGACATCGCCGCGCACCTGGGATTCACGCTGCACTACGTCCCGGATCTCCCGCAGACGACCAGAAGCGTCGCCGACCTCCGCCACGGGCGCCTGTACCTGTCGAGCAGGATCGCGGCGAAGGCCGACCCGCGCACGGCGGTGCTCCAGGCGCTCTCGAGCAGGATCCTCGGCCACTCCGAGCCGCGCAGCTACGCCGAGTTCCTGCGTCAGCGGGTGGAGACGAACTACCTCACGGGCGCCCTGCTGATCCCCGAGGCGCACGCCGTGCCGTTCCTGGCCGAGGCCAAGGCCGCCAAGGCCATCTCGATCGAGGACCTCCGCGACGCCTACTCCGTGTCGTACGAGACGGCCGCCCACCGGTTCACGAATCTCGCGAGCGTGCACCTGGGCATCCCCGTGCACTTCCTGAAGGTGCACGAGTCGGGCACGATCACGAAGGCCTACGAGAACGACGACGTGAACTTCCCGACCGACCGGCTGGGATCGATCGAGGGGCAGATGTGCTGCCGCCGGTGGACGAGCCGCGTCGTGTTCGACGTCGACGACCGGTTCAACCCGTACTACCAGTACACCGACACCGGCAACGGCACCTACTGGTGCACGGCCCGCGTCGAGCACTCCAGCGAGGGTGCGCACTCCGTGAGCGTCGGCGTACGCTTCGATGACACCAAGTGGTTCCTCGGGCGCGACACGAACAACCGCGGTGTCTCGAAGCACTCGGTCGAGGTGTGCTGCCGTCGGGCCCCCGCCGAGCTCGAGGCGGAGTGGCGCGATCAGGCCTGGCCCAACGTCCGCACGCCCCGCACCCTGCTGGCAACGCTGCCCACCGGCGCGTTCCCCGGCGTGGACACCACCGAGGTGTACGAGTTCCTGCAGTCGCACGCGCCGGCCTGAGGGCCGCTCCGGGCGGGAGGCGGTGGGGCGGTCGCCGTCACTCGAGCGCGCGCAGGTCGTTCCAGAGCTCGGCGCGCGCGGTGAACGAGGCGAGGTCGACGCCGAGCAGGCGCGACGCGAGCGCGACGTGGGCGCGGAGGGTGTGACGATGGATGCCGAGGGCCGCCGCGCTCGCCTGGCCGCTCCCGTCGTTCTCGAGCCACGCGCGCAGCGTACCCACGAGGTCGGTGCCGGCAGCCTCGTCATGATGCAGCACCGGGGCGAGCCGCGCGCGTGCGACCTCGCGGGCCGCGGGCCGATCGACGAGCGAGAGGATGCCGCCGCTGACGGCGTCGCCGAACCGCGCGACGCCGGTGCCGCTCACCCGCGCCCGGGCGATGCGCGCCTGTCCGAGGCCCGCCGCGAAGCGCTCCCACGGCACCGGATCGGACAGCCCGACGCTCAGCTCATGCTCGGCCGCGGCATCCGCGATCGCCTGATGCGCGGCGGTGTCGGCGGCGCCGCACGTGATGACCAGGCCGTCCTCGATCCTCCCGAAGAGCAGGCTGGGCCCCCCGTCTGTGCCCGCCCCCTCGAGGGTTTCGCGCAGGGCATCGCGACGCACGGGGGTCGTGTCCGTGAGCGCGACGACGACCGGGGCCGGGGGGAGGCCGCCCCAGAGCCCGCGCGCCACCCGCCGCGCGCCCGGGACGTGTCCCGCGATGAGCAGATGCATGAGGCTCGAGCGCAGCTGCGCCCGTGCACGGGACAGGTCTCGGCCCTGTTCGAGGGCCAGGTCCGCCATGGCGATCACCGCGGTGACGACGCCGCGGGCCTCCTGATCGAGTTCGCCCTCCACCGCGACGACGCCCCGCAGCTCGCCGCTGCGCCCCAGGGTCTGCAGGGTGAAGCCGCGCTCGCCGACGCGCAGGGTGGATGACGCGCGCGCGCCGCGCCGGAGCACACGCCGTGCCTCCTCGGCCACGTCGGGGGGCGCGGCGTCGTCGCTGTCGCCGTGCGATCGGCGCAGCTGCCCCGCGGCGTCGAAGAGCCCGACCCACGCGCCGATCTGGTGCGACAGCTCGGCGAGCGTCGCCCCGAGCCCGTCGGTGCGGAAGGCGGCGAGGGCGATGGCGTGCTGGGCGGACAGCGACCAGCTGCGTCGCGCGTACGCCTGCGCGGCGATGGCCTCGGCGTTCGCCCGCGCGATCGCGATGAACGGCGTGCGGTAGGGCACCTCGAACAGGGGGAGTCCCGCACTCTCGCACGCGGCGGCGAGCGGTTCGGGGATGCCCGCGCGCACGACCTCGGTGCCGAATCCCAGCGCGACGACGCCGCGCGCGGTGAGGCGCGTCACATAGGCGGCGTATGCGTCGTCCTCCTCGAAGCCGGCGAACTGCGTGCCCGTCGTGAGGAGGGCGAGGCCCTCGGAGAGGAAGGGAGTGGGGTCGGCCAGGTCGGAGCTGTGCACCCAGCGGATGGGGCGGTCGAGCGAGTCGGGCGCCAGCGCGCTCGCCGGGATGGCGAGGCGCAGCGTCAACTCCGCACGCGACAGCAGCGCGCGAAGTGTCGGGGTGGGAGCATCCATGGCCATGTTTCAGGTGTACACCCTGTACAGGTGTGGCGCGATATTCATACAGGATGGCGGATGCCGCGCGCGGTCGGTCGCCCTACGCTCGCGCTCATGAGCATCACCGACGCCCCCGTCACGGCCCCTGTCGGGGGCCCCTCTCTGCGTCAGGAGCGCCGGCTCGTCACCGGCCTTCCCGGCCCTCGATCGCGGGCCGTCCTGGATCGCAAGGCCGCCGCCGTCGCCGCGGGCGTCGGGCACACGGTGCCGATCGCGGCCGTCGCTGCGGGCGGCGGGGTGGTCGTCGACGCCGACGGCAATTCGCTCATCGACTTGGGGTCGGGCATCGCGGTCACGACGGCCGGGAACGCGAACCCGCGCGTCGTGGCGGCGGTGACCGAACAGGTCGCGCGGTTCACCCACACCTGTTTCATGGTGTCGCCCTACGAGTCGTACGTCGCCGTGGCGGAAGCCCTCAACAGGCTCACGCCGGGAGACCACGAGAAGCGCTCCGCCCTGTTCAACTCCGGCGCGGAAGCGGTCGAGAACGCCGTGAAGATCGCCCGCAAGCACACGGGGCGCCAGGCCGTCGTCGCCTTCGACCACGCCTACCATGGGCGCACCAACCTCACGATGGCGCTCACGGCCAAGAACATGCCCTACAAGCACGGCTTCGGCCCGTTCGCGGGGGAGGTCTACCGCGCGCCGCTTTCCTACCCGTTCCACGACCGGCTCACCGGGCCCGCCGCCGCGGCCCGCGCGATCACGCAGATCGAGAAGCAGGTGGGCGCCGAGAACGTGGCGGCGGTCGTCATCGAGCCGATCCAGGGGGAGGGCGGGTTCATCGTGCCCGCCGACGGCTTCCTGAATGCGCTCGTGGACTGGTGTCGCGACAACGGGGTCGTCTTCATCGCCGACGAGGTGCAGACGGGCTTCGCCCGGACCGGCCGGTGGTTCGCGAGCGAGCACTTCGGCATCGTCCCCGACCTCGTCGTCACGGCGAAGGGCATCGCCGACGGCCTTCCGCTGTCGGCCGTCACGGGCCGCGCCGAGATCATGGATGCCGCCCACACCGGCGGCCTGGGCGGCACATACGGGGGCAACCCGCTCGCGTGCGTGGCGGCGCTCGCCGCGATCGATACCTACGAGGAGGACGGCCTGCTCGAGCGCGCCGCCGAGATCGGCGCGCTGCTGACCTCGAGGCTGACCGCGCTCCAGGAGCGCGACCCCCGCGTCGGCGATGTGCGCGGACACGGCGCCATGATCGCGGCG is a genomic window containing:
- a CDS encoding helix-turn-helix domain-containing protein; the encoded protein is MAIAEVTEDEDAEADALTIGRRIRQLRTARGMTLESLAGAVERAPSQLSMIETGKREPKLTLLRAIAKALGVSIDALLEAEPLDERASLEIALERAMKGQTFQALGIPSFRIGKAVPDDVLRAMLALQGEIDRLRDERAATPEEARRANVDLRHLMRRQDNYFAELEEQAGRILEAVGHPGGPLTQRTASDIAAHLGFTLHYVPDLPQTTRSVADLRHGRLYLSSRIAAKADPRTAVLQALSSRILGHSEPRSYAEFLRQRVETNYLTGALLIPEAHAVPFLAEAKAAKAISIEDLRDAYSVSYETAAHRFTNLASVHLGIPVHFLKVHESGTITKAYENDDVNFPTDRLGSIEGQMCCRRWTSRVVFDVDDRFNPYYQYTDTGNGTYWCTARVEHSSEGAHSVSVGVRFDDTKWFLGRDTNNRGVSKHSVEVCCRRAPAELEAEWRDQAWPNVRTPRTLLATLPTGAFPGVDTTEVYEFLQSHAPA
- a CDS encoding PucR family transcriptional regulator — translated: MAMDAPTPTLRALLSRAELTLRLAIPASALAPDSLDRPIRWVHSSDLADPTPFLSEGLALLTTGTQFAGFEEDDAYAAYVTRLTARGVVALGFGTEVVRAGIPEPLAAACESAGLPLFEVPYRTPFIAIARANAEAIAAQAYARRSWSLSAQHAIALAAFRTDGLGATLAELSHQIGAWVGLFDAAGQLRRSHGDSDDAAPPDVAEEARRVLRRGARASSTLRVGERGFTLQTLGRSGELRGVVAVEGELDQEARGVVTAVIAMADLALEQGRDLSRARAQLRSSLMHLLIAGHVPGARRVARGLWGGLPPAPVVVALTDTTPVRRDALRETLEGAGTDGGPSLLFGRIEDGLVITCGAADTAAHQAIADAAAEHELSVGLSDPVPWERFAAGLGQARIARARVSGTGVARFGDAVSGGILSLVDRPAAREVARARLAPVLHHDEAAGTDLVGTLRAWLENDGSGQASAAALGIHRHTLRAHVALASRLLGVDLASFTARAELWNDLRALE
- the gabT gene encoding 4-aminobutyrate--2-oxoglutarate transaminase; the encoded protein is MSITDAPVTAPVGGPSLRQERRLVTGLPGPRSRAVLDRKAAAVAAGVGHTVPIAAVAAGGGVVVDADGNSLIDLGSGIAVTTAGNANPRVVAAVTEQVARFTHTCFMVSPYESYVAVAEALNRLTPGDHEKRSALFNSGAEAVENAVKIARKHTGRQAVVAFDHAYHGRTNLTMALTAKNMPYKHGFGPFAGEVYRAPLSYPFHDRLTGPAAAARAITQIEKQVGAENVAAVVIEPIQGEGGFIVPADGFLNALVDWCRDNGVVFIADEVQTGFARTGRWFASEHFGIVPDLVVTAKGIADGLPLSAVTGRAEIMDAAHTGGLGGTYGGNPLACVAALAAIDTYEEDGLLERAAEIGALLTSRLTALQERDPRVGDVRGHGAMIAAEFVDPATGEPDGALTARVARACIAEGVIVLTCGTDGNVIRFLPPLTISDALLNEGLDVLESALAAA